A stretch of DNA from Mesorhizobium onobrychidis:
TGCCCATCAAGAAGGGGCGGGCCGGCACGATGACCCATGACTACAAGCGCAACGGCACCACGACACTGTTTGCCGCCCTCGACGTGGCCACCGGCAAGGTCATCGGCGAATGCATGCCGCGACACCGCCACCAGGAGTTCCTGCGCTTCCTGCGCACGATCGATCGCAACACGCCCAAGCACTTCGCCCTGGATTTGGTGGTCGACAACTACGCCACCCACAAGCATCCCAAGGTCAAAGCCTGGCTTGCCCGGCATAAGCGCTTCCGCCTCCACTTCACGCCGACCTCTGGCTCCTGGCTGAACCAGGTCGAGCGCTTCTTCGGGCTCATCACCGACGACGCCATCCGCCGCGGCGTCTTCCGCAGCGTGACCGACCTGACGATCGCGATCGAGGCCTACCTGGAGCATCACAATGCCGACCCCAAACCCTTCATCTGGGCCGCCAAGGCTGCTGACATCCTTGAAAAGGTCGCACGAGGGCGTCGAGTGTTAGAGTCACAACACTAGCGCATCCGAAAGAACGCGCCGCGCTGTGGCTCGGCGCGGACGGAAAATCCAGCGCAACGCGGGATTGGCATCAGCGTCAGGCTGTAGAGCTCAGCCGAGATTCGGCGACGTTGTTGCGGATAAGACTATGGTGCGATCGCACCATACCAAAGCGTGCGTCCGGTTGGGACAATAAGCGCATTCGAGTTCCGCTCCTCCAGTTACGGGCGGGAGCAGCGACCGCCGGCAAGAAGCAGGGTCAGATTTACCCCAACGGACCTGTTTCGGCGATGGCGCGGCCATGACCTCCTTTGGCCGCATGCAACGCGCTCCCGCCCGGATTTTCTTTTTCGGCGCCAATTGTCTCGCCTGTCGAGGGCAAATGCCGGCCGGAAATCGCGCAAGCTGCTGATTCCAGCGGCAAACCACGGCTGTGCCGGCGAGACCCGCGGCGCTTCCATTTCGACACGGCACTGCGGCGTTACCGGGCTGACATCAAACTGTCATGTGACTGTAATAATCGGGGGCTATTGGCCTCAGCGGGCGCCGCAGGAATGGCGCCGACAGACCATTTTCCGAACAGGAGCAGGCCACATGAAGAAATTCCTCCTTACGGCGTCGGCCGCGGCGCTTGCGCTCGCCGCGTCGGCTGGTTATGCCGCCGCGCGCGACCAGATTCAAATCGTCGGTTCGTCCACAGTGTTCCCCTTCACGACGGCTGTCGCCGAAAAGCTCGGCCAGGGCGGAAAGATCAAGACCCCGGTCGTCGAATCGACTGGCACCGGCGGCGGCATGAAGCTGTTTTGCCAGGGCGTCGGCGAAAATACCGCTGACTTCACCAATGCCTCGCGCGCCATCAAGGACAGCGAACTTGAAACCTGCAAGGCAAACGGCGTGACGCCGGTCGAGATCAAGGTCGGCTTCGACGGCATCGTACTGGCCAACTCGAAGGCAGGGGCTGTCGTTGATCTGACCAAGGAACAGGTTTTCAAGGCGCTCGCCAAGAACGTCGCTGTTGACGGCAAGGTCGTCCCCAATCCCTACAAGAACTGGTCGGATGTCGACGCGTCGCTTCCCGCGACAAAGATCGAGGTGCTTGGCCCACCGCCCACGTCTGGCACGCGCGATGCGTTCGTTGAACTCGTCATGGATGCGGCCTGCCAGGAAGAAGTGAAGGCGGCTAATGAAAAGGGCTGCGGCGAGATCCGCGAGGACGGCGCTTTTGTCGAGGCCGGCGAAAACGACAATCTGATCGTCCAGAAGCTGGAAGCCAACCCCAATGCCTTCGGCATCTTTGGTTTCTCGTTCCTTGACCAGAACGCCGACAAGCTGCAGGGCCACAAGGTCGACGGCGTCGAGCCGACCTTCGAGAACATCGCATCCGGCGATTACGGCGTTTCCCGCTCGCTCTATGTCTATGCCAAGAAAGAGCATGTCGGCGTCATCCCCGGCATGCAGGAGTTCATCGCCGAGTACACCTCGGAGGGTGCATGGGGTCCTGATGGTTATCTGGCCGACAAGGGCCTGATCCCGCTTCCGGACGCCGAGCGCGCCAAGTGGGCCGAAAACGCCAAGGCCCTGAAGGGCATGGGCTCTTGATGTTTCGGGGTCCGGGCGTATATCCGCTCTGACCCCTCATGCTCTAAAAGCCCAAAGCGCGGGACCAAAGGTCCCGTGCTTTGAGCCGGTGAATGACCGGCGGTCGAGGGGACGTCCTGAATGGTCGGTTATCTCGTTGTTCTACTGTTAGTTCTGGCCGCTGCGGCCTATTGGATCGGCCGGACACGCGCAATTGCCAGTGTCAATGGCGACGTCGCGCGATTGCATTCGCTGCCTGGCCAACATGGCATGTTTCTGACGCTTTTTGCTGCCGGTCCCGCGCTGCTTGCGATCGTGTTGTGGTCGCTGGTGACGCCGGGAATTGAATCGTCGATCATTGCCGACCGCTTCGCCTCCGAGTTGTCGGGAATGGGCGTTCCGCAGGTCGAAGCTTTCATCCGTGACGCTCGCGCGATGGCCTTTGGCGGGCTTGTCGGCTTCGCCGATCCGACGAAAGAGGCAGCCGCGGCCGTCTACAAATCGATCCATACGACCAGCACCTGGATCATCTGGGCCGTCGCGCTCGTGCTTTCCGCGTCCGGATTTTACTGGGCCTATTCGCGCATCGCCCGAGCCTACCGGGCGCGCCACGTGGTCGAGCGCGTTCTTCGCGCATTCTTGATCGCCTGTTCGGTGGTCGCAATCCTGACGACGATCGGTATCGTCCTGTCGCTTATCTTCGAATCCCTGCGGTTCTTCCAACAGGTGCCGTTCTATAAGTTCCTGTTCGGCACGCACTGGTCGCCGCAGAGCGCCTTCACCGGTGCGGGGACGGAAGCCGGGGCGGTCAACCAGGACATTTTTGGCGCGGTGCCGCTCTTTGCCGGCACGTTGCTCATCACCTTCATCGCTATGCTGGTGGCCGCACCTATCGGGCTGATGGCTGCGATCTACCTTTCGGATTACGCCTCCAAAAGCGTCCGCGCGGTGGCAAAGCCGGTACTGGAAATCCTCGCCGGCATTCCGACCGTCGTCTACGGCTTCTTCGCCGCGCTGACGGTTGCGCCCTACTTCCGCGGTATGGGCGAAAGCCTGGGCCTCAGCGTCGCGTCCGAATCCGCGCTCGCCGCAGGCGTGGTCATGGGTATCATGATCATTCCCTTCGTTTCCTCGCTTTCCGATGATGTGATCAATGCCGTTCCGCAATCCCTGCGAGACGGTTCCGCCGGCCTCGGCGCGACCAAGTCGGAAACCATCCGCAAGGTGGTGCTTCCTGCTGCCCTTCCGGGCATCGTTTCGGCGATGCTGCTCGCCGTCAGCCGCGCAATCGGCGAAACAATGATCGTGGTCATGGCGGCGGGGCTGGCGGCAAACCTCACGGCCAACCCGCTCGAAGCGGTCACGACAGTGACCGTGCAGATCGTGACGCTGCTTGTGGGCGATCAGGAGTTCGATAGCGCCAAGACGCTTGCAGCCTTCGCACTCGGCCTGGTGCTGTTCTGCATCACGCTTACCCTCAACATCGTCGCTTTGCGCGTCGTCCAGAAATACCGAGAGCAATATGACTGATGCGATCGCGTCATTCGGCGCCGGCGGACGGCCGGTCAGCATTCATACCGACGATGCCGCGAAGGTGCGGCTGAAGGGTCGTTACCGCACGGAAACATGGTTCAAATGGCTAGGCGCCGCAGCCGTCGCGTTGGCCGGCTTATTCCTTGTGCTGCTCCTGTCGACGATCGTCACGCAGGCGATCCCGGCGCTGCGGCAGAACTATCTGACGCTGCCGATCGATCTTTCGGCGGCCAAGGTCGACCCGGCGAAACTCGACGCCGCCAACTACGACGCCATCGCTCAGGAAGCGCTTACGGCAAAATTTCCTGATGTGACGAGCCGTCAGGACAAGCGCCTGCTGCGCGGACTGATTTCCACCGGCACAGGCGTCTTCCTGCGCAAAGATATTGCGGCTGATCCGGGGATGCTCGGAGGAACGGTGGACTATGCGGTTCCACTTGACGATTTTGCCGACCTTTATCTCAAGGGGTTGCTTGCCGACGTCGGTTCGGACGAAGCGATTTCGACAAGCGTCACGCCTTCGGAAACCAGCGGCGACATCGATCTTACCTTCGGCGACGACGCCATGCTGACGCTGGCGCGTGGCCATGGTGCGACCGAGGGCGAAAACGGTATGCTCACGCTGACGAGCGGCGCATCGTCGCTGCTGGTCGCGTTCAATGGCGGTACGGTCAAGCTGACCGCGCTGTCGCCTGGGGCCAACGGGACGGCGGTCGCAAAGGGCACGGTGATCGAGGCGCTGGACAGCACGGCGCCCGCAGCGAGCGGCCAGGCATTCCTGCGCGTCATCGACACGCCGGAAGCATCGCGAAAGATTTCCGACAAGATGATCGTCTGGCTCGACACGCTGAAGAGCGCCGGCCTGATCGAAAGCCGGTTCAACTCGATCTTCTTCTTCACCGGCGCAAGCCGCGAGCCGGAACTGGCCGGTGTCTGGGGCGCGGTCGTCGGATCGTTCCTGACCATGATCGTTACGCTCGCCATCGCCTTCCCGATCGGCGTTTCGGCGGCGATCTATCTTGAGGAATTTGCCCCCAAGAACCGGCTGACGACGATCATCGAAGTGAATATCAACAATCTGGCGGCGGTGCCTTCGATCGTCTTCGGCCTGCTTGGACTTGCCGTATTCCTGAATTTCTTCGGCATGCCGCGCTCAGCCCCGGTGGTCGGCGGCATGGTGCTGGCGCTGATGACCCTGCCGATCATCATTATCGCCTCGCGCGCTTCGTTGCGCGCCGTGCCACCGTCGATCCGGGAGGCGGCGCTTGGCATCGGAGCGTCCAAGGTCCAGACCGTATTCCATCACGTCCTGCCGCTGGCGATGCCGGGTATCATGACCGGCACCATCCTCGGAATGGCGCATGCGCTGGGTGAAACCGCGCCGCTGCTGATGATCGGCATGGTCGCCTTCATCGTCGACATTCCCGGCGGCTTCACCGATCCCGCGACGATCCTGCCGGTGCAGATATTCATGTGGGCCGATTTCCCGGAAGCCGGGTTCCAGCAGAAGACTTCGGCGGCGATTTTGATTTTGCTGCTGTTTTTGGTCATCATGAATGCCATCGCGGTGATACTGCGCAGGCGCTTCGAGCGGCGCTGGTAAGGAGTAGAGGATATGAACATCATGACGGAAGCCGGCGTCGAACAGAAACTGAGTAGCGGAACCAACGCCCCTTCGATCAAGATGAAGGGCGACAAGGTCTCTGTTCATTACGGCGAGAAGCGAGCTCTGTTCGACGTGGATCTCGATGTCCGCGAGAACCAGGTGACGGCGTTGATCGGCCCATCGGGCTGTGGCAAGTCGACCTTCCTGCGTTGCCTGAACCGAATGAACGACACCATCGATATCGCGCGAGTGAGCGGCAAGATCACACTCGACGGCGAGGATGTCTACGACCCGAAAATCGATGTCGTCGAGCTGCGAGCTCGCGTCGGCATGGTATTCCAGAAGCCGAACCCGTTTCCCAAGTCGATCTATGAAAACGT
This window harbors:
- the pstA gene encoding phosphate ABC transporter permease PstA, yielding MTDAIASFGAGGRPVSIHTDDAAKVRLKGRYRTETWFKWLGAAAVALAGLFLVLLLSTIVTQAIPALRQNYLTLPIDLSAAKVDPAKLDAANYDAIAQEALTAKFPDVTSRQDKRLLRGLISTGTGVFLRKDIAADPGMLGGTVDYAVPLDDFADLYLKGLLADVGSDEAISTSVTPSETSGDIDLTFGDDAMLTLARGHGATEGENGMLTLTSGASSLLVAFNGGTVKLTALSPGANGTAVAKGTVIEALDSTAPAASGQAFLRVIDTPEASRKISDKMIVWLDTLKSAGLIESRFNSIFFFTGASREPELAGVWGAVVGSFLTMIVTLAIAFPIGVSAAIYLEEFAPKNRLTTIIEVNINNLAAVPSIVFGLLGLAVFLNFFGMPRSAPVVGGMVLALMTLPIIIIASRASLRAVPPSIREAALGIGASKVQTVFHHVLPLAMPGIMTGTILGMAHALGETAPLLMIGMVAFIVDIPGGFTDPATILPVQIFMWADFPEAGFQQKTSAAILILLLFLVIMNAIAVILRRRFERRW
- a CDS encoding PstS family phosphate ABC transporter substrate-binding protein; this translates as MKKFLLTASAAALALAASAGYAAARDQIQIVGSSTVFPFTTAVAEKLGQGGKIKTPVVESTGTGGGMKLFCQGVGENTADFTNASRAIKDSELETCKANGVTPVEIKVGFDGIVLANSKAGAVVDLTKEQVFKALAKNVAVDGKVVPNPYKNWSDVDASLPATKIEVLGPPPTSGTRDAFVELVMDAACQEEVKAANEKGCGEIREDGAFVEAGENDNLIVQKLEANPNAFGIFGFSFLDQNADKLQGHKVDGVEPTFENIASGDYGVSRSLYVYAKKEHVGVIPGMQEFIAEYTSEGAWGPDGYLADKGLIPLPDAERAKWAENAKALKGMGS
- the pstC gene encoding phosphate ABC transporter permease subunit PstC, coding for MVGYLVVLLLVLAAAAYWIGRTRAIASVNGDVARLHSLPGQHGMFLTLFAAGPALLAIVLWSLVTPGIESSIIADRFASELSGMGVPQVEAFIRDARAMAFGGLVGFADPTKEAAAAVYKSIHTTSTWIIWAVALVLSASGFYWAYSRIARAYRARHVVERVLRAFLIACSVVAILTTIGIVLSLIFESLRFFQQVPFYKFLFGTHWSPQSAFTGAGTEAGAVNQDIFGAVPLFAGTLLITFIAMLVAAPIGLMAAIYLSDYASKSVRAVAKPVLEILAGIPTVVYGFFAALTVAPYFRGMGESLGLSVASESALAAGVVMGIMIIPFVSSLSDDVINAVPQSLRDGSAGLGATKSETIRKVVLPAALPGIVSAMLLAVSRAIGETMIVVMAAGLAANLTANPLEAVTTVTVQIVTLLVGDQEFDSAKTLAAFALGLVLFCITLTLNIVALRVVQKYREQYD